The Methyloprofundus sedimenti genome includes the window TATAAAGGTTAAAATCGGTGTGGTACGCAAGCGACAGACTTCCATCAATTTAATGGTGCGATTCTCTACCCCTTTAGCGACATCAATTACCATCAAAGCTGAATCAACAGCGGTTAAGGTGCGGTAAGTATCCTCTGAGAAATCCTCATGTCCTGGTGTGTCCAGTAAGTTCATGATGGCATTTTTGTGTTCAAACTGCATCACCGAGGTAGTCACGGAAATGCCTCGCTGCTTTTCCATTTCCATCCAGTCTGAAGTCGCATGTCGGTCTGCTTTACGGCCTTTCACTGATCCCGCTTGCTGTATTGCACCACCGAATAATAATAATTTTTCAGTTAAGGTCGTTTTACCCGCATCGGGGTGAGAGATAATGGCAAAGGTTCTGCGCTTTTTGATTTCTTTAGCGTTTATGGATTCTGATTCTTGATTCATTCGTTAAATTAAGTTGATCAATTTATTATTCTAAGATTGCTTAATTTTAACTGAATTTGGGCGATGACGCATAACAGAGTATGTTGTTTTAAGCATAACAAGGTATTAATAACCCGGAATGCAAGCGCTTTAGCGATTGTTGTAACTGCGTTAGAAAAAAGCTAAAGCTTTTTTACTCCTGTTTATTTAGTAGGAAACATGATAAACGGGCGCATTTTGTGCGGCTAAAGTAACGACCGGCCACAACCTATATACCTTTTATCATCTAGATCGACGGTTACACTGAAATCAAATGATTCGCCACTCATAGTGTCCTGACAAGGTGTGCCAATAATCGTTACTAATATAGTATGGTCTTTATTAGTAACCTTAAACTCTGTTTTACGTGCTACCTGATCGATTACCGGTTCCGCTCCGGTAAACAGATACTTGTTTATTGTTTTGCCAAAAAAATCGGCAAAGATAATATTCTCGCCTTTAACTATTTCTAATATCCAGCTTGGTTGATTACCAAGCGCTCTGAAATCAACACCATTCAATTTTGCATGCGCCCAAATTGCTTTGGCCTGATTGTTGTGGCAGTCTTCATGAATGACTGAATCAATTTCAAGCCTGGCTACGTCTTTTTCTATCCACAAAGTCGTTTGTTTGACATTGAATTTTGCACCGAACATTGAAAACGCATGCGCTAATGTTATGCTCTGTTTCTGTCCGGAAAAAAATAACCTGGCTTGATTGTTTCCTATGTTAGCCGTAAAGCTATAGCCATCGGAACATTCGTAAACATAGGTTTTCGCTGCAACAGGTTCAACAAGCCCTAAATGCATATATTCAACCGACTCATTAAATTGTGCACATGCCGTTAAAAAAACAGATAAAAGCCATAAAACAGCAAAATTCAATTTACTAGACTTCACATTAATTCCTATAAAAATTATGGCATTTCCGGGGCTGATCTGAAGCGATTAAATCACCCGATCTTCGCATGAATAACTATGTTGGTTTACTAGCCATTTTGCTAAAGACAAGTTAAGGGCGTTAACAAAAATACTGCAATGAGTTTACATTTTACGACGCGCATAAAGCAAAGAAATAGACACTAAGATAATTAACGTGGCCAGGGAGATTTCCAGCACCAGAAAACTGGCTATTTTAAAATACGCAAAATCAGGGTGTACAAACCTAACTAGCCAGCCAGCGACCTCATCAGCTATTGCAGAACTATAAACCAAAGCACTCACCCATACTTTAACGAGTACTGATAAATTGGTCATAATCATCAAATGCGTCAGCGTCAATACCAGCATACCCATGGCAAACACATGAAAATGCGAAACTTCCAGCATACTCTGGTAACTTTTGGGCTGGGTAAAATCTTGTTCAGAGCCGAGATAATAGCTAATCACTGATCCTGGGGTAAGATCCATTTTATGAAAATACATCATACCATTACTGATCCAGAGCAACAGGATGTAGCCTAAAAACATTAAAATCAGTGAATTTAATAATAGTTGGCGATTTTGCTCACCAGTGACAAAAAAGCGCATTATTGTTTCTCTGCTATAGTCACTTGATACACGGCCAATACCTTGCGTACACTATCTATAGCAGCACGACTACTTAATGTAGCACCGGAAATGCCCTGTACTTTGGCTCTAAAACTTAGCTCATCAAGTGGTAAATTAAATAATTGCGCATACCACCGCGCTGTTGGCTGGTATTCAGGTGGTTCATGGAAAGCCAAGGTCTGCACTTGAATTAACTCCCCTTGAGGGTTTAAAACAATCAGCAAAGTTTCTGGTTTGGTGCGCACTTTATGAGATTCTATCGCGGCATAACCTAGTATTTTGCCTGCATTTTTTCCAACATAAAAGGTAAACAATGATGAATCTAGTTTAACTCGCGCTAATTGTTGAATTCTCTGCACTTCATCGTCTTTGAGAAATAACGACAAATTTTCAACCTGCGTCTCCATACCAAAAGCTAGTTCCATGGCCTCTTGTTTACTGTAATAAACTTTGGCATAAGCAGGCGTTGCCACTAATAATGACAGAATGAGAGAAAAAAACAGGCGATAACTTTTAAAAAAATTCATATTAACTCTTAGGAAGCGAGCACAAATATTTGCTCGAAATAAATATCCTTACTATTTTAGCTAAAAATTCAGTTCCTCACTCTATAAACTATTTGATCCTCCAGGAGCGTTCACCTATGAAGGTTACTACACAGAGCTGGAAACCGGAATATCACGTGTACTTGTAAGCTCTATTTATTCCCAAAAACAACCAAATTCTAAGTGCTAAATAAGCGGGGAAGTAGACTTCGGCCTACACAAGTTGAGCGCCATGTAGGCTAAAGCCTACTCCCCTACTATTTATACGGAAAGCAGATTTATTTGCTTAAAAAATAAAACCAAATCCTACATTTACTTCATCAGGCACAGTACCCGCTTTTGCATTTCTATTACGATAATCTAATTTAATAACTACCTCAGGTATAGGTTTATAGTTAAACCCGACCTGAAAAATATCCTGGTCATACTTTAAATCATCCTTATAGCCAGTTGGCGCTGTTGCAATAGTATCAAATTTCTCATAGCGGAAAAAAGGCGCTAAATATTGCGAAGTATTAGTAAAAATAAGCGGTAAGATATTATAAGCCACTTCAGCATAGACCCCGTAATTTGAACTACCAATGGTTTCTTTTTTCAGTGCACTTAAAGTTGCCGCATCTCCTATATGCCCCCAGGATCCCAGAACCCGGGTCTCAAAACCATAATATTTCCATTCCATATGCGCTTCATAAAGCTGGGTGAAAACATTAGCGTCTATTTGATCCTGCCCTGTGTTGCCTAAAAAGCTTGAAGCACCGAATGTTAAGCCAGGAAGTGCTGAAGGCGTATAGTCCAGGCGTCCTATAAAAGCCCAGTCTTCTGCAAGCGCTTTTGAGCCCTGCTGCCGTCCACCACGTATTCCCGCAGAGGTGAAACCCTCGGCATCTAAACTATCAACAGCATACATAGTATAATTCAGGTCAGGTACAATTTGTCCAAAAAGCCCTGCACCAAGACTACGCCAGGTAGTTGGAATAATAACACGCTCTACTTCAGGACGGTTGTTACCAAAATAAAAGGGTGGTTCATGAATCAAGTTAATAAATCCCATCGGCACAAGCATTAAACCTGTACGAACGTTGACCATAGGATCAAGCAAAAAATCCAGTGTCATCATTTCAGCTGACACCGAACCATTCTTTGCAGTTGTAGAGTGCTCGAATTCTATTTCACTATTGAAAATTATCGAATCAGTAAATTTATATCCTAAATAAAGTACTAAACGTTCAAGATCCGCATTGTCATTTTTAGAGCCTTTATCTGCAACAATGGCCTGATAGTTCATCTCGCCATACCCGCCTATTGATAAACCCTGGTCAACCTGGTAAACCTTCGATGCAGCGGGCCCTAAACCATAAGTACTTTTTAATTCCTTTTTATCAGGCAAAACCAATGCAGTGCGCATTGATTCAACAGCCTCAGTCAAAACATTTGTTTTGTGTTTTAATTCTGCAACTTCTTCATCCGTTTTCTGCTGAGACTCAGCAATCTCGGTATCCGTTTGCGGATGCGTCTGATCCCTTTCTTGTGCTACGGGAGGAGGCGCAGCTTTTGTCTCTTCCAGCATCTTTTTCATAGCATCAAGCTGTTCTTGCTGGGCTTCAATAATTTTCCACATTTCCTCCATGGTTTGCGGCCTTTCTGCTGCATTTACATGACTACTGAGCAACAATAATGCTACTCCTAAACCTATTGATTGTTTAATAATATTCATTGCCTGATTCGATAAATTTTAAAATTAGGCTAAGTATACCTACAGTCTAATTTTAATGCAAACGATTCTCATTGGCTTTGTTATTTATATATCCGATTAATACTAAAGTGTATTCCCCCTGCTTACAAGGCGCTCCAGCATTTTTTGTAGTGATTTAATATAGCAGAACACTTAACAAACAGATCTAAGTGTCTTGATAGGTAAATAGGAGTAACGAAAATAAGCAGGAAATCAAAACCTGAACTGCTATTTGATCCAGGTCTGGCTAGCCAGCAGGCAAGCCAGGAATATACCATTATCATTTGAGTATGATGAATATGAAGCTTAAACATAAGCCGAAAGGCATAAACTGAAATAATAGCCTTATACAACTATGTTTCCGTAGTCTAAAAAAACATCATTATTTGAATTACGAATGTCAGAACTATACAGATGCAGCAAATCTTAATATTGGCGAACATTCTCTAAATTGGGCTATAAATCGTCTTTAGAGTATGAGCGTAAATCCCATCATAAAGGGTCTAAGAGCATGTTCTTTTACCTAATCATGTCAGTCTCGATAAAAGATGCCATAACGCACATGGAAGGAAACGGCATAGTGTCATTTTAACCGTTAAAAATAGGAAATTGTCCCTGGTTTTACTAAACTTTGCGACAAATCCCTAGGCTGTCAATACAAACATCTGTCAATATAATTTCCCGCTATCCCCGTTTCCGATACTGGCTGTTCAAACCAGAAGGAAACAGGGTATTCAAAGCCCGTATTGTGCATATAATTGTACAAAGCTTTCTTTAAACCCAGGCCAAGCATTTCATGATCAGTCTCAACTGAATCGATATAATCAATATCATTTTCAGCAAATAAAACATTTTCGTTCGCGATCAGTTCTATGCCATAAGCACCTGGATTTAATCCAACTGGACTGTGGATAGTCGCCGCAAAACGGTGCCAATAGGCGGACTGGATACAGCCATGCCGCATTAATTGCCTGACGTATTCTAAAGCATCGACTGTTTCCTGTTCTGTCTGACTGGGAAATCCATACATCAGATAGGCATGTACTAAAACACCTGCATCCGCAAAGGCTTTGGTAATTCTGGCAACCTGAGCAACACTAACGCCTTTTTGCATTAAGTCTAACAGCCTATCAGAAGCGACTTCCAATCCACCGCTGATGGCAATACAACCGGAATCAGCTAATAACTGGCATTTTTCTGCTGTAAAGGTTTTTTCAAAGCGTATATTGCCCCACCAGGTGATCACGATATTTTGTTCTATTAATTTTGTCGCCAGGGCAAACAGCGCTTTAGGAGGTGCTGCTTCATCGACAAGATGAAACCCGGTCTGGCCTGTTGCGGCAATCATTGTTTTGATGCGCTGGATGGTAATATCAGCCCCGGCATCATCATAATGACCTATATAATCCAGACTAATATCACAAAAGCTGCATTTGGCCCAATAACAGCCATGTGCTAGGGTAATTTTATTCCAGCGGCCATCGCTCCAGATGCGATGCATAGGGTTAAGCATTTCACATAAGGACAGGTATTTATCGATTGGCAAACCACTATAATCCGGCGTTCCTACGTCTTTTTGGGCAATATCATGTAAGTTTTTACTGGTTTTAAAAACAACCCGCCCTGCTTCTATAGTGTAGGTTCTATACAGTTCACTGCTTTGTGCCTGTATATTTTCTAATAATGTTAATAAAGGCCGTTCGCCGTCATCAAGACAAACGTAATCTATATATTCAAACAAACGGGAGTCTTTTAAGGTACGTAATTCGGTGTTTACAAACCCCCCACCCAGGGTAATTTTAATATGCGGAGCATATTCCTTGCAGTATCTTGCTGCCTGTAATGCACCCAGCATATTTCCTGGAAACGGTACGCTAATGCCTAGTACGTCAGGGTTTTCTGCAGCGATGTATTGCTGCATAAATTGCGCAATAATTGTCTCGGTATAGCTAGGCTCAGAGGGATGTAATGCGGCATATAAATCATCAAACCGAGGATTGGAAGCGGCGAGTCGTTCTGCATAGCGTGAGACTTCAAAATGTGGATCGACCCCATCTTTAATCACAGCTGCAATATCATTAATAAATAAAGTAGCCAGATATTTTGCCTTATCCTGAATACCCAGTGAACCAAAAGCCTGAGCTAACACTTCACTGTTCAGCTCTTCCATTTGATACAGCGATTCAAATTGCGGGCCTTCCGGTAAAAATCGGCGTGAGGCGATACGTAAAGCTAAGCTTGGATCTTTACCCTGCAAAAAACGAATAACAGCATCGATACATTGATAATAATCGGCATAATTCGCTAAAAAATGATAAATACTATCGGGCAAATCTTCATCATCAATATCTGCGTAATTTGTTTCAATCTGGTTGAATAAAGATTCCAGTCCAGACCGCGACAAGATATTTAATATCAGGTCTATCGCCAAATCGCGTTGTACCGCATCATAACCATGTAGTTTTAAAAAACCGGTTAAATACGCCGTTGCTGGATACGGTGTATTAAGTTGGGTCATTGGTGGGGTTATTAACAGGACTTTCATCTTAGCTGGCATAGACCGTCAAGTTCCAGCTAGTGCCTAAAATCACCACGATCTTTTCTAGATGCACACTGTCATCTGCTTCAGCTGAATGCACCAGAGCCATATAGCGCTCAAATGCTGTGGCATTTTTACTCTGCCAGGCTTCTAATTTACTGGTAATTGTGTGTTCTTCTTCCTCAAGTACGCTATGTAAGAGTACACAACTGATTTGATTGTATTCATCAATCATTGCTCTGCGGGATAAAGCTTCCCAGTTTGTTTCCTTAGGTAATAATAAAATTTGCCGGTATAACCAATCTAAATTTAATGCATTGGCCTGATAAAATAGTCCTTTTGTTACTTCAGCTAGTGAATACTTGCTTTTTTTATGTACTTTAATTGCATTTAAACAAGCAAACAAGGCATCACTTTGAGCAATTTTCAGGGCAAGTGGTGCACTGACGCCTGCTTTGATCAACTGATCTACTGACTGATCCATTTTTTTTTGCTCGCCCTCAGTCACTAAGCCTGTCAAACCTTCAGCTAATTCTTCAATGCTAGCCACATAGTGTTCTGCTACCTCTGCCTGTGGTTCATTACGTACAAACCAGTACATCGCCCGCTCAACCCATTTCCTGATACGCGACTTTATATCTTCCAGCACATCTCCGCTTATAGCACCATCTAAATCGTTTTGCATTTTCCAGATTGCATCTATTTCAAATACACGGCAAACCAGATTATAAGTATTGACCAGTTCAGCAACAGTACAATTTAATTCCTGCATAAATCGATGTGGAAAAACGATACCCAATCTATTTACAAGACTATTAATTAACTGGTTAGCAACAATTTCCTTGCCTAATCGATGCTCTTGTATTTGATCAGCATAAGCTGTTTGCAATTGGGTAGGAAAATAATCGGATAATATATGCGTGGATAAATCCAGATTTATATACTTAGACTCGGACAATAATTCTGTTTTAAAAAGTTGTTTGGTATACGCCAGCAATACCGATATTTCCGGGCGTGTCATACCCTTTCCGGAAATTTTACGTGCTTGCAACGCCTTATCATTGGGTAGCTTTTCTTGTGCGCAATCTAAGTGTGCTTTAATTTCCAGTGTATTAATGAGCTGTTTTAAACCTTGTAACTCAATAATAGATTCATTTTGAATCATGCCTATCGCATGATTTTGTTGATGGTTATTATTTAACACCAGATCAGCCACTTGATCAGTCATGCTCTCAAGTAGTTTATCCCTTTGCTTTGCAGTGATATCTCCCTGCAGCAAGACACTGTTTAGCAAAATCTTTATATTGACCTCGTGGTCAGAACAATCTACTCCGGCTGAGTTATCGATTGAATCAGTATTGATACAGCCATTATCAAGCGCATATTCAATACGTCCGCGCTGGGTAAAACCAAGATTGCCTCCTTCTCCAACAACTTTGCAACGTAATTGCCCGGCATTAATTCGTAATGCGTCAT containing:
- a CDS encoding FMN-binding protein, yielding MNFFKSYRLFFSLILSLLVATPAYAKVYYSKQEAMELAFGMETQVENLSLFLKDDEVQRIQQLARVKLDSSLFTFYVGKNAGKILGYAAIESHKVRTKPETLLIVLNPQGELIQVQTLAFHEPPEYQPTARWYAQLFNLPLDELSFRAKVQGISGATLSSRAAIDSVRKVLAVYQVTIAEKQ
- a CDS encoding B12-binding domain-containing radical SAM protein; the protein is MTQLNTPYPATAYLTGFLKLHGYDAVQRDLAIDLILNILSRSGLESLFNQIETNYADIDDEDLPDSIYHFLANYADYYQCIDAVIRFLQGKDPSLALRIASRRFLPEGPQFESLYQMEELNSEVLAQAFGSLGIQDKAKYLATLFINDIAAVIKDGVDPHFEVSRYAERLAASNPRFDDLYAALHPSEPSYTETIIAQFMQQYIAAENPDVLGISVPFPGNMLGALQAARYCKEYAPHIKITLGGGFVNTELRTLKDSRLFEYIDYVCLDDGERPLLTLLENIQAQSSELYRTYTIEAGRVVFKTSKNLHDIAQKDVGTPDYSGLPIDKYLSLCEMLNPMHRIWSDGRWNKITLAHGCYWAKCSFCDISLDYIGHYDDAGADITIQRIKTMIAATGQTGFHLVDEAAPPKALFALATKLIEQNIVITWWGNIRFEKTFTAEKCQLLADSGCIAISGGLEVASDRLLDLMQKGVSVAQVARITKAFADAGVLVHAYLMYGFPSQTEQETVDALEYVRQLMRHGCIQSAYWHRFAATIHSPVGLNPGAYGIELIANENVLFAENDIDYIDSVETDHEMLGLGLKKALYNYMHNTGFEYPVSFWFEQPVSETGIAGNYIDRCLY
- a CDS encoding MliC family protein, whose protein sequence is MKSSKLNFAVLWLLSVFLTACAQFNESVEYMHLGLVEPVAAKTYVYECSDGYSFTANIGNNQARLFFSGQKQSITLAHAFSMFGAKFNVKQTTLWIEKDVARLEIDSVIHEDCHNNQAKAIWAHAKLNGVDFRALGNQPSWILEIVKGENIIFADFFGKTINKYLFTGAEPVIDQVARKTEFKVTNKDHTILVTIIGTPCQDTMSGESFDFSVTVDLDDKRYIGCGRSLL